From Pelagicoccus sp. SDUM812003, a single genomic window includes:
- a CDS encoding TonB-dependent receptor, with protein MNNSLFQNAKRVLLPAASGALALTSPLSAQSSDTIVELAPFTVEADGVRNTLQITERDLSQRQATDLEDALSLDPSITVGGSTAVAQKIYVRSIGEAMLNVSVDGATQSGALFHHLGRNLLEPELLKRIEIQSGIGNATDGPGALGGAIRFVTKDPSDLLRQDQRFGALLKSGYYSNTDGFKASATLYGNFNDTWSGLVSYVTSEHDDLEDAKGNVSPGSNSDHEVLFSKLVGELSNGQRIELSFENIQEDGDHLRRPEWSFIAPNNPLIYLESERDTAVLNYQLDSDNVDWLNLETRLSFTEGEIRQGDEDPYMGNIESTQLYLANTQNLSNHEITYGVDYREDHIVSGTVGEAYAGREQAKVRGVFAQDRIQASEDLVITLGARFDDYELNDLVGQTLSNDGFSPNLGVAYSITPEITLTAGSASAYRGPEINDAFKLWQAGSRLGSANDPNLKGESARNNEIAINYYRDGISFELGLFNNTIDDIIVNTEEASKDAQRSVPWGNFYTNLGELETRGFYARASYSADAYNISLLYDNSDTTVNGHQATRYQYGSIAATMGNAWVLDAFWKVNTQLDLGWNVRLVEGVDDIDILIPSAAYGDTTGSIDKPGYSTHDFYLRWSPERVKNVTFNLTVKNVFDKLYRSHGSMEDFSSLPGYESIIGAYEPGRDVRLSASYKF; from the coding sequence ATGAACAATAGCCTTTTTCAAAACGCTAAACGCGTCCTGCTCCCAGCCGCATCAGGAGCGCTCGCCCTTACTTCGCCCCTCTCGGCTCAAAGCTCCGACACCATCGTCGAGCTTGCTCCCTTCACCGTCGAAGCCGACGGCGTGCGCAACACGCTGCAAATCACCGAGCGCGATCTTTCCCAACGCCAGGCCACCGATCTCGAGGACGCTCTCTCCCTCGACCCGAGCATCACCGTCGGCGGCTCCACCGCAGTGGCCCAAAAGATATACGTGCGCAGCATCGGCGAAGCCATGCTCAACGTCAGCGTCGACGGAGCTACCCAATCAGGCGCCCTCTTCCACCACCTCGGGCGAAACCTTCTCGAGCCAGAGCTCCTCAAACGAATCGAAATCCAGTCCGGCATCGGAAACGCAACCGACGGTCCGGGAGCCCTCGGAGGAGCCATCCGTTTCGTTACCAAAGATCCTTCCGACCTGCTCCGTCAAGATCAGCGCTTCGGCGCCCTCCTCAAATCCGGCTACTACAGCAACACCGACGGCTTCAAGGCCAGCGCAACGCTGTATGGAAATTTCAATGACACATGGAGCGGTCTCGTCAGCTACGTCACTTCCGAACACGATGATCTCGAGGATGCGAAAGGAAACGTCTCCCCGGGCTCAAACAGCGATCATGAGGTCCTGTTCAGCAAGCTCGTCGGCGAACTCAGCAACGGTCAACGCATAGAGCTTAGCTTCGAAAACATACAAGAAGATGGCGACCATCTCCGTCGGCCCGAGTGGTCCTTCATCGCGCCCAACAACCCCCTCATCTACCTCGAGTCCGAACGCGACACCGCCGTACTCAACTATCAGCTCGATTCCGACAACGTCGACTGGCTCAACCTCGAAACGCGCCTCAGCTTCACCGAAGGGGAAATCCGCCAAGGAGACGAAGATCCCTACATGGGCAACATCGAGAGCACCCAGCTCTACCTCGCAAACACCCAAAACCTATCCAACCACGAGATTACCTACGGAGTCGACTACCGGGAAGACCATATCGTCTCCGGCACCGTCGGCGAAGCCTACGCCGGTCGAGAGCAGGCCAAGGTGAGAGGCGTATTCGCCCAGGACCGCATCCAAGCATCCGAAGACCTAGTCATCACCCTGGGCGCCCGCTTCGACGACTACGAGCTCAACGACCTCGTCGGCCAGACGCTCTCCAACGATGGGTTCAGTCCAAACCTCGGTGTCGCTTACTCAATCACTCCGGAAATCACGCTGACTGCCGGCAGCGCCAGCGCCTACCGCGGACCGGAAATCAACGACGCCTTCAAGCTCTGGCAAGCTGGCTCCAGACTCGGATCTGCCAATGATCCCAACCTCAAAGGCGAATCCGCTCGCAACAACGAGATTGCCATCAACTACTATCGGGACGGCATCTCCTTCGAGCTCGGCCTATTCAACAACACGATCGACGACATCATCGTGAACACCGAAGAAGCGAGCAAGGATGCCCAACGTTCCGTGCCTTGGGGCAATTTCTATACCAACCTCGGCGAACTCGAAACCAGAGGCTTCTACGCCCGCGCGAGCTACAGCGCGGACGCCTACAACATTAGCCTGTTGTATGACAATTCGGATACAACCGTAAACGGACACCAAGCGACTCGATACCAGTACGGCTCCATCGCTGCCACCATGGGCAACGCTTGGGTCCTCGATGCCTTCTGGAAAGTCAACACTCAGCTAGACCTCGGTTGGAACGTCCGTCTTGTTGAAGGGGTCGACGACATCGACATTCTTATCCCGTCCGCCGCGTACGGAGACACAACCGGTAGCATCGACAAACCTGGATACAGCACTCACGACTTCTATCTGCGCTGGTCACCCGAACGGGTCAAAAACGTGACGTTCAATCTCACCGTCAAAAACGTCTTCGACAAGCTCTACCGCAGCCACGGCAGCATGGAGGACTTCTCCTCCCTCCCCGGCTACGAGTCCATCATCGGGGCTTACGAGCCAGGTCGCGACGTCCGACTCTCCGCCTCCTACAAATTCTAA
- a CDS encoding redoxin domain-containing protein, giving the protein MAIATGTKAPDFTLKSKNDDGLADVTLSENYGKTATVLLFFPLAFTSVCESELCGIRDSLADYEGLNAKVYGISVDSPFSQEAFAKANGLNFPLLSDFNKEVSKAYDVLFEDLLGFQGVSKRAAFVISKDGEVVYSESSDDPKKLPDFEAIKAALA; this is encoded by the coding sequence ATGGCAATCGCGACCGGCACCAAGGCACCTGACTTTACTTTGAAAAGCAAAAACGACGACGGTTTGGCCGACGTCACTCTCAGCGAAAACTACGGCAAGACCGCCACGGTCCTCCTTTTCTTCCCCTTGGCATTCACCAGCGTGTGCGAATCCGAACTTTGCGGCATTCGCGATTCGCTGGCCGATTACGAGGGGCTCAACGCAAAGGTTTACGGCATCAGCGTGGACAGCCCGTTCTCCCAGGAAGCCTTCGCCAAGGCGAACGGTCTGAATTTCCCGCTGTTGAGCGATTTCAACAAGGAGGTCAGCAAGGCCTACGACGTGCTCTTCGAGGATCTGCTCGGCTTCCAGGGCGTGTCCAAGCGGGCGGCCTTCGTGATCAGCAAGGATGGCGAGGTGGTCTACAGCGAATCGAGCGACGATCCCAAGAAATTGCCTGACTTCGAGGCGATCAAGGCGGCTCTCGCCTAG
- a CDS encoding PepSY domain-containing protein yields MYSDTASASELAKPKRRPGKIYQLVWRWHFWAGLLVSPVLIIVAITGALYVFKDEIERLLHSETLFVEPGGSAVPHSTLESAIAAELPEAELHYLSVSKEPDRAWIAYVETHKADGAEETSYVYFDPYKGEILGHHPSDEGFFRVILDIHRRLMSGTIGRLVVETATCWGIVSVLSGLYLWWPRKKEKIKGVWIPRSRGSKRTLLRDWHTIPGVYLSFFLLAIMGTGLFFTNIWGTGLRIGTALSGGFPEFYISPPKSAHVEDHSLQTRISADEVWKTANDAYSYEGRGYGMEFPHHDTDDAFSITTDISVPFAKLGATFIDQYTGELLLVATSEDLPFMSKVLLLFYPIHVGSIFGLGTKILAVLSCLILIAMCVTGIWMWWRRRPSGATGAPRKTPPKTAPKWMAWLTIALAVLLPTVGASLLFIGLVSWISGKIRPNRAA; encoded by the coding sequence ATGTATTCCGACACCGCCTCCGCATCCGAACTCGCGAAGCCAAAGCGCCGGCCCGGCAAGATCTACCAGCTTGTCTGGCGCTGGCACTTCTGGGCGGGCCTGCTTGTCTCGCCTGTTCTTATCATCGTCGCCATCACCGGCGCCCTCTACGTGTTCAAGGACGAGATCGAGCGACTCCTTCACTCCGAAACGCTCTTCGTCGAGCCGGGCGGTTCCGCAGTCCCTCACTCGACCCTCGAATCAGCGATCGCAGCAGAGCTCCCTGAGGCGGAGCTGCACTACCTCAGCGTATCCAAAGAACCTGACAGAGCATGGATCGCTTACGTCGAGACCCACAAGGCCGACGGAGCCGAGGAAACGAGCTACGTCTATTTCGACCCTTACAAAGGGGAAATCCTCGGACACCATCCCAGCGACGAGGGTTTCTTTCGCGTCATTCTCGACATTCATCGCCGTCTCATGAGCGGCACAATCGGGCGATTGGTCGTGGAAACGGCCACCTGCTGGGGCATCGTATCCGTTCTTTCAGGACTCTATCTCTGGTGGCCCCGCAAGAAAGAGAAGATCAAAGGCGTATGGATCCCACGCTCCAGGGGGTCCAAGCGAACCCTCCTGCGCGATTGGCATACCATCCCGGGCGTATACCTCTCTTTCTTCCTGCTGGCCATCATGGGCACGGGACTTTTCTTCACCAACATCTGGGGAACGGGCTTGCGAATCGGAACCGCGCTCTCCGGAGGCTTTCCCGAGTTCTACATAAGCCCGCCCAAATCCGCTCACGTCGAGGACCACAGCCTGCAAACCCGCATATCCGCTGACGAAGTCTGGAAGACCGCGAACGACGCCTATTCCTACGAGGGACGAGGCTACGGCATGGAGTTTCCCCACCACGATACCGACGACGCCTTTAGCATCACAACCGACATTTCAGTTCCCTTCGCCAAGCTGGGAGCCACCTTCATCGACCAGTACACCGGCGAGCTGCTCCTAGTCGCCACCAGCGAGGACCTGCCGTTCATGTCAAAGGTCCTGTTGCTCTTCTATCCTATCCACGTGGGAAGCATATTCGGATTGGGCACGAAGATACTGGCCGTATTGAGCTGCCTGATACTGATCGCCATGTGCGTCACCGGGATTTGGATGTGGTGGCGACGGCGTCCGAGCGGCGCGACGGGAGCTCCCAGAAAAACTCCTCCGAAGACCGCGCCCAAGTGGATGGCCTGGCTCACCATCGCCCTCGCGGTCCTCCTCCCTACCGTTGGAGCGTCCTTATTATTCATAGGCCTCGTCAGCTGGATCTCGGGCAAGATCCGACCAAACCGAGCGGCTTAG
- a CDS encoding AraC family transcriptional regulator has product MKPQSSAEAQRKTTYCPFKAPSRPMVAFGDALAAVDRFEQRPGMSLLRTTLPDGASNASSLWPVAEHLQILYLAEGILGLSIDGRNHQRIESGSWVLLKPAGCRTSFTRAGNCRLIWIECDLQATESLTGFSHTVSPQLLDKDRPFMASEPASGRLLALGQELSSIDGSTTRSRLLIESKTLEWLAMLLDQPIFSPCAAVSNAKMAREESSLNTVARILETRYHEDHSIAQLSRASHLNEFKLKRGFKERFGTTVFGYLRQVRMERARDILQAGSSSVIEVANAVGYSNPSHFARAFKEAYGINPSVLLRQESILRQKAQ; this is encoded by the coding sequence ATGAAACCGCAAAGCAGCGCCGAGGCTCAGCGAAAAACGACCTACTGTCCGTTCAAGGCCCCTTCGCGGCCGATGGTCGCGTTCGGCGACGCCTTGGCGGCCGTGGACCGATTCGAGCAGCGTCCGGGCATGAGCTTGCTGAGGACCACCTTGCCGGATGGCGCCTCGAACGCTAGCAGCCTCTGGCCGGTTGCCGAGCACCTGCAAATCCTCTACCTGGCCGAAGGTATCTTGGGTCTAAGCATCGACGGGCGGAACCACCAGCGGATCGAATCGGGCAGCTGGGTGCTGCTGAAGCCGGCCGGCTGCCGGACCAGCTTCACTCGCGCGGGGAACTGCCGGCTGATCTGGATCGAGTGCGATCTTCAAGCGACCGAGAGCTTGACCGGATTCTCCCACACCGTGTCGCCCCAGCTCCTCGACAAGGATCGCCCGTTCATGGCGAGCGAGCCGGCGAGCGGGCGGCTCCTAGCGCTGGGCCAGGAGCTGTCGAGTATCGACGGATCGACTACACGCAGCCGGCTCCTGATCGAATCAAAAACCTTGGAATGGCTCGCCATGCTGCTCGACCAGCCGATCTTCTCTCCCTGCGCTGCGGTCTCCAACGCGAAGATGGCCCGCGAGGAATCGTCTCTCAACACAGTGGCCCGCATCCTCGAAACGCGCTACCACGAGGATCACAGCATCGCCCAGCTCAGCCGAGCCTCCCATCTGAACGAGTTCAAGCTCAAGCGCGGCTTCAAGGAACGCTTCGGCACCACCGTATTCGGATATCTAAGACAAGTGCGCATGGAGCGTGCCCGCGACATTCTGCAAGCGGGTAGCTCCAGCGTGATAGAAGTCGCCAACGCCGTCGGCTACAGCAACCCCAGTCACTTCGCCCGCGCCTTCAAGGAGGCGTACGGCATCAATCCAAGCGTCCTGCTTCGACAGGAATCCATTCTTCGCCAAAAAGCCCAATGA
- the hcp gene encoding hydroxylamine reductase, whose translation MFCNQCEQTSRGLACNIAGVCGKSEDVSSLQDALIYALQGIAPVALEARRVGIQDEELDTFVLGGIFSTLTNVDFDPERIAALVHETVQRRDDLMERLRERAGAADFDHPSVRFVPMEDWQALAEQGKQLQFIQKLDTDEDIRSLKQILLYGVKGIAAYGDHAAKLGQRDAAISGFVYEALAALGAENLTLEDCVQAALKAGEINLRAMEILDAGNTSRFGHPVPTSVPLGYRRNKCILITGHDLLNLETLLKQTEGKGIDVYTHGEMLPCHGYPELKKYPHFIGHFGTAWHNQRLEFGDFPGPILFTTNCIQKPGAHYADRVFTTGLVGWPGIKHVAEDDFSEVVEMALQMDGYTKDLDAGSVTVGFARNAVLGVADKVVEGVKSGAIKHFFLVGGCDGAKGGRDYYSEFVSKTPEDSVILTLACGKFRFFNQQLGDIGGIPRLLDIGQCNDAYSAIQIAVELSKAFDCEVNDLPLSMVLSWYEQKAVSILLTLLYLGIKDIRLGPSLPAFISPKVLDFLVENYGIKPITTPDQDLAELLAS comes from the coding sequence ATGTTTTGTAATCAGTGTGAACAGACATCCCGCGGACTCGCCTGCAACATCGCCGGCGTTTGCGGAAAAAGCGAAGACGTATCCTCCTTGCAGGACGCCTTGATCTACGCCCTGCAGGGCATCGCACCGGTCGCCCTCGAAGCGCGACGAGTGGGCATCCAGGACGAGGAGCTCGATACCTTCGTGCTTGGGGGGATCTTCTCGACGCTGACCAACGTCGACTTCGATCCGGAGCGCATCGCCGCCCTGGTGCATGAGACAGTCCAGCGAAGGGATGACCTGATGGAGCGCCTCAGGGAGCGCGCCGGAGCGGCCGATTTCGATCACCCTTCCGTTCGCTTCGTCCCCATGGAGGACTGGCAGGCGCTCGCGGAGCAAGGGAAACAGTTGCAATTTATCCAGAAATTGGATACTGACGAGGACATCCGCTCTCTTAAGCAGATCCTCCTCTACGGCGTCAAGGGAATCGCCGCCTACGGGGACCACGCGGCCAAGCTGGGCCAACGCGATGCCGCGATCTCCGGCTTCGTCTACGAAGCCCTCGCCGCTCTGGGAGCGGAAAACCTGACGCTCGAAGACTGCGTGCAGGCAGCGCTCAAAGCCGGGGAGATCAACCTCCGGGCCATGGAGATCCTGGACGCCGGCAACACGAGCCGCTTCGGTCACCCGGTTCCCACCTCCGTTCCGCTTGGATATCGCAGGAACAAATGCATCCTCATAACCGGGCACGACCTGCTAAATCTGGAGACGCTGCTCAAGCAAACCGAGGGCAAAGGCATCGACGTCTACACCCACGGCGAGATGCTGCCCTGCCACGGCTACCCCGAGCTAAAAAAGTACCCTCACTTCATAGGGCATTTCGGAACAGCTTGGCACAACCAGCGCCTGGAGTTCGGCGACTTCCCCGGCCCCATCCTCTTCACCACAAACTGTATCCAAAAACCGGGTGCGCACTATGCAGATCGCGTTTTCACCACCGGCCTCGTCGGCTGGCCGGGCATCAAGCACGTGGCGGAGGACGACTTTTCCGAAGTCGTCGAAATGGCCCTGCAGATGGACGGATACACCAAGGACCTCGACGCTGGCTCGGTCACCGTGGGCTTCGCCCGCAACGCTGTGCTCGGCGTGGCCGACAAAGTGGTGGAAGGCGTGAAGTCCGGCGCCATCAAGCATTTCTTCCTGGTCGGGGGCTGCGACGGGGCCAAAGGCGGACGCGACTACTATTCGGAATTCGTCTCCAAGACGCCGGAAGATTCGGTGATCCTCACCCTGGCTTGCGGTAAGTTCCGCTTCTTCAATCAACAGCTCGGCGATATCGGAGGAATCCCCCGCCTGCTCGACATTGGGCAGTGCAACGACGCCTACTCCGCCATCCAAATCGCGGTGGAGCTCAGCAAGGCGTTCGACTGCGAGGTGAACGATCTGCCGCTGTCCATGGTGCTCTCGTGGTACGAGCAGAAAGCGGTTTCCATTCTGCTGACCCTGCTCTACCTCGGCATAAAGGACATTCGTCTCGGCCCCTCCCTTCCAGCATTCATCTCGCCGAAGGTGCTGGACTTCTTAGTCGAAAACTACGGCATCAAGCCGATCACCACTCCGGATCAAGACCTTGCGGAGCTGCTGGCGTCCTAG
- a CDS encoding PepSY-associated TM helix domain-containing protein has translation MLRKTIFWIHLASALTSGTVIAIMSITGIGIAFEEEILAWADREVSQIVPPPDASPLSIEQLQAIVRAKRPDYAFNFLRVPSDPSEAYQFLLDWEDPLYINPYTGEIADTRAQTAHLILHELEMWHRFLGMDGEDTWLIGRHINGACNLAFLLLCITGLYLWMPRALKWRLFKNALLLKKKNASKARDFNWHNVFGIWSLPFLVILAGTAVVISYEWGHNLPFLLHGETPTESRTFGMMATPPARLPTPPADADLLPYDQLIASTKARFPDWQCIGIPMTAAPDRPPATEPIELYLTRPDFMPSRAWTPVEVDPYTGEILQFTRFQDRSPGLRARVWARFLHTGAGYGVPGKIVATLASAASLVLVYTGFALAYRRFRS, from the coding sequence ATGCTCCGGAAAACCATATTCTGGATACACCTCGCCTCTGCGTTGACCTCTGGCACGGTGATCGCGATCATGTCCATCACCGGCATAGGCATAGCCTTCGAAGAGGAGATCCTAGCTTGGGCCGATCGCGAAGTCTCCCAAATCGTCCCACCTCCTGACGCAAGCCCTTTATCCATCGAACAACTACAAGCCATCGTCCGTGCCAAACGTCCCGACTACGCCTTCAACTTCCTTCGCGTCCCCAGCGATCCCAGCGAGGCATACCAGTTTCTCCTCGACTGGGAAGACCCGCTCTACATCAACCCCTACACGGGCGAAATAGCCGACACGAGAGCCCAAACCGCCCACCTGATTCTTCACGAGCTCGAGATGTGGCACCGATTCCTCGGCATGGACGGCGAGGACACCTGGCTCATCGGACGCCATATCAACGGAGCCTGCAACCTCGCCTTTCTCCTCCTCTGCATCACTGGCCTCTACCTCTGGATGCCGCGAGCGCTCAAGTGGCGACTCTTCAAAAATGCCCTACTTCTCAAAAAGAAAAACGCCAGCAAAGCCCGCGACTTCAATTGGCATAATGTATTTGGAATCTGGAGTCTCCCCTTTCTCGTCATCCTAGCCGGCACCGCAGTCGTCATCTCCTATGAATGGGGGCATAATCTCCCCTTTCTTCTGCATGGCGAGACGCCCACCGAATCGCGAACCTTTGGCATGATGGCCACGCCTCCCGCCCGCCTTCCCACTCCGCCCGCGGACGCCGACCTCCTTCCCTACGACCAGCTCATCGCCTCCACCAAAGCGAGGTTCCCCGATTGGCAGTGTATCGGCATCCCAATGACAGCCGCCCCCGATCGACCTCCAGCCACAGAGCCCATAGAGCTCTACCTCACCCGTCCCGACTTCATGCCCAGTCGAGCATGGACGCCGGTCGAGGTCGACCCCTATACGGGCGAAATCCTCCAGTTCACCCGCTTCCAAGATCGCAGCCCCGGTCTCCGAGCCCGCGTTTGGGCTCGCTTTCTCCACACCGGAGCGGGCTACGGAGTTCCCGGAAAAATCGTCGCGACCCTCGCGAGCGCCGCATCGCTGGTCCTCGTCTACACCGGGTTCGCCCTCGCCTACCGACGCTTCCGCAGCTAG
- a CDS encoding Crp/Fnr family transcriptional regulator: MQMANLEKQIARSALFQGLSESDLGRLAGICSPKTVGKGKLVVVEGQAASGFYLVAKGQVKVFKSSSEGREKILHVFGPGESFGEVTVFCGKPYPASVMAMENSTLLLVPRKRFVELVEGDPSLSLNMMANLALKLRRFSSQIEDLALREVPARIASHLLFLSESQGGAETVILGMPKGQLANLLGTTPETLSRVFTSLGNSGLVRAEGRSVHLLDLPGLRKAAKP, encoded by the coding sequence ATGCAGATGGCAAATTTGGAGAAACAGATCGCCCGTAGCGCCCTTTTCCAGGGCTTGAGCGAGTCGGACCTCGGACGCTTGGCAGGTATCTGCTCGCCGAAGACGGTGGGCAAGGGAAAGCTCGTGGTCGTAGAGGGACAGGCCGCCTCCGGCTTCTATCTGGTGGCCAAGGGGCAGGTTAAGGTGTTCAAGAGCAGCAGCGAAGGACGGGAGAAGATCTTGCACGTCTTCGGCCCTGGGGAGAGCTTTGGCGAGGTGACGGTGTTCTGCGGAAAGCCTTATCCGGCCTCCGTGATGGCGATGGAGAACTCGACGCTGCTGCTGGTGCCGCGCAAGCGTTTCGTAGAGCTCGTGGAGGGCGACCCTTCGCTCTCGCTCAACATGATGGCCAATCTCGCCCTGAAGCTTCGCCGCTTCTCCTCCCAGATCGAGGACCTGGCCTTGCGCGAAGTGCCGGCACGCATCGCCTCTCACCTACTGTTCCTGTCGGAGTCGCAGGGTGGAGCCGAAACGGTTATCCTCGGCATGCCCAAAGGGCAGCTGGCCAACCTGCTGGGAACCACTCCCGAGACTTTGTCCCGGGTCTTTACCAGTCTAGGCAACTCCGGCCTCGTCCGGGCCGAGGGACGCTCCGTCCACCTGCTCGACCTGCCCGGGCTGAGAAAAGCGGCCAAGCCCTAG